A stretch of the Brassica oleracea var. oleracea cultivar TO1000 unplaced genomic scaffold, BOL UnpScaffold01083, whole genome shotgun sequence genome encodes the following:
- the LOC106320829 gene encoding 36.4 kDa proline-rich protein-like yields MGFLHNQYLSFVILLLFGFLAISYACECSDPPKPSPPPPYTPCPPTAKPPPPPTPSPPPPYVKPPPPPTPSPPPPYVKPPPPPTPSPPPPYVKPPPPPTPSPPPPYPPPPPTPSPPPPHIQPPPPPTPSPPPPYVKPPPPPTPSPPPPPTPCPPPPPAPTPKPKTCSINVLKLSACVDVLGGLIHIGLGKGYAKTKCCPVLDGLVGLDAAVCLCSSIRAKLLNIDLLIPIALELLIDCGKTPPRNFKCPAPQQRNPLLG; encoded by the exons ATGGGGTTTCTTCACAATCAATATCTCTCCTTTGTGATACTTCTCCTTTTTGGTTTCCTCGCCATCTCTTACGCTTGTGAATGTAGTGACCCTCCAAAACCATCGCCTCCACCACCGTACACTCCATGCCCTCCCACCGCGAAGCCACCGCCACCACCAACCccatctcctccaccaccgtaCGTCAAACCACCGCCACCTCCAACCCCTTCGCCCCCACCACCGTACGTCAAGCCACCACCCCCACCAACCCCATCGCCCCCACCACCGTACGTCAAGCCACCACCCCCACCAACCCCATCGCCCCCACCACCGTAC CCACCGCCACCGCCAACCccatctcctccaccaccacacATCCAGCCACCGCCACCACCAACTCCATCGCCCCCACCACCATACGTCAAGCCACCGCCACCGCCAACCCCATCTCCTCCACCGCCACCAACCCCATGTCCTCCTCCACCTCCAGCACCAACACCTAAGCCTAAGACTTGCTCAATCAACGTGCTTAAGCTAAGCGCATGTGTGGACGTGCTTGGCGGTTTGATTCACATTGGACTAGGGAAAGGCTATGCCAAGACGAAATGTTGCCCGGTTCTTGACGGTTTAGTGGGTCTTGACGCAGCGGTTTGTCTTTGTAGCAGCATTAGAGCCAAGCTTCTCAATATTGACCTGCTTATTCCCATTGCTCTTGAGCTTCTTATCGACTGTGGTAAGACTCCACCTCGTAACTTCAAGTGTCCTGCTCCACAGCAAAGGAATCCTCTCTTGGGTTGA